A window of the Chrysemys picta bellii isolate R12L10 chromosome 24, ASM1138683v2, whole genome shotgun sequence genome harbors these coding sequences:
- the RUNDC1 gene encoding RUN domain-containing protein 1 isoform X1: MEAEGGALGPGERWAPVGAVAEADEAEAGEPGSGPGSPGGSPRSLPRLRAERRRLHGALLALVSHFAQVQFRLRQVARAGPAEQQRLLRDLEDFAFRGCPAALGDGLGEAPVSAAGRAQGLAAPWGDSWAGTEQEFSPVPPGERENQERIEARKEKQRELIMQLKTQLDDLETFAYQEGSYDSLPQSMVMERQRVIIEELIKKLDMNLNEDIASLSPEELRQQVDVAVAQIVNPARVKEQLVEQLKTQIRDLEMFINFIQDEVGSPGQVEDGHCECSGRKHGSGPYKPNARLPPGNNRVNPEDARKMRETGLHLMRRMLAVLQIFAVSQFGCATGQIPRTLWQKDQANKDYSPLIKKLELSVDQVRQLALKHQHQDHVLSYSGMQDVSLGARDELTLAVRKELTVAVRDLMAHGLYASSQGMSLVLAPIACLIPAFTSSPQTMHPWELFVKYYNTKNGRAFVESPARKLSQSFALPVTGGITVTPKQSLLTAIHTVLTEHDPFKRSADSELKALVCMALNEQRLVSWVNLICKSGALVQSHYQPWSYMANTGFESALNILSRLSNLKFNLPVDLAVRQLKNIRDAF, translated from the exons ATGGAGGCGGAGGGCGGGGCGCTGGGCCCCGGGGAGCGCTGGGCCCCGGTGGGGGCGGTGGCGGAGGCGGACGAGGCGGaggccggggagccgggctcggggcCGGGCTCGCCGGGGGGCTCGCCCCGCTCGCTGCCGCGGCtccgcgccgagcgccgccgcCTGCACGGGGCCCTGCTGGCGCTGGTCTCGCACTTCGCCCAGGTGCAGTTCCGGCTCCGCCAGGTGGCGCGGGCCGGGCCCGCCGAGCAGCAGCGGCTCCTGCGCGACCTGGAGGACTTCGCCTTCCGCGGCTGCCCGGCCGCGCTGGGGGACGGGCTCGGGGAGGCCCCGGTGAGTGCGGCCGGGCGGGCCCAGGGGCTCGCTGCGCCCTGGGGTGACAGCTGGGCAGGGACCGAGCAGGAGTTCAGCCCTGTCCCCCCG GGTGAGCGGGAGAATCAGGAGCGAATCGAGGCCCGGAAGGAGAAGCAGCGAGAGCTAATCATGCAGCTCAAAACGCAGCTAGACGACTTGGAGACCTTCGCTTACCAAGAGGGCAGCTATgattccctgccccagtccatGGTCATGGAAAGACAGCGG GTGATTATAGAGGAGTTAAtaaagaagctggatatgaaccTGAATGAGGACATTGCATCGCTGTCCCCAGAGGAGCTGCGGCAGCAGGTGGATGTGGCTGTTGCCCAGATTGTCAATCCTGCAAGGGTGAAGGAGCAGCTGGTGGAACAGCTGAAGACACAAATACGGGACCTGGAGATGTTCATCAACTTCATTCAGG ATGAAGTTGGAAGTCCCGGCCAGGTGGAGGATGGACATTGTGAATGTTCAGGCAGAAAGCATGGAAgtggcccctacaaaccaaatGCCAGGCTGCCTCCTGGGAATAACAGAG TGAACCCAGAGGATGCCAGAAAGATGCGAGAAACAGGCCTGCACCTTATGCGCCGCATGCTTGCTGTGCTGCAGATATTCGCTGTCAGTCAGTTTGGCTGTGCTACTGGTCAGATCCCCCGCACCCTCTGGCAGAAGGACCAGGCCAATAAGGACTATTCTCCCTTAATTAAGAAACTGGAACTGTCTGTAGACCAAGTGAGGCAGCTGGCACTGAAGCACCAGCACCAGGATCACGTGCTCAGCTACTCCGGCATGCAGGATGTCTCCTTAGGAGCGAGAGATGAGCTGACTTTGGCGGTGCGGAAGGAGCTGACCGTTGCTGTACGAGACCTGATGGCTCATGGGCTCTATGCCTCGTCTCAAGGGATGAGCTTGGTGTTGGCACCCATTGCATGCCTGATTCCTGCATTTACCTCGTCGCCACAGACCATGCACCCCTGGGAACTCTTTGTGAAGTATTACAACACCAAGAACGGCCGTGCCTTCGTGGAGTCCCCAGCGCGCAAGCTCTCCCAGTCTTTTGCCCTTCCCGTGACGGGGGGCATCACTGTTACCCCCAAGCAGAGCCTGTTGACGGCTATTCACACTGTCCTCACAGAGCATGATCCATTCAAGCGCAGTGCAGACTCTGAACTGAAAGCCCTGGTGTGCATGGCATTAAATGAACAGCGTCTGGTCTCCTGGGTGAATCTGATCTGCAAATCTGGGGCTCTGGTACAGTCTCACTATCAGCCCTGGAGCTACATGGCCAACACAGGCTTTGAGAGTGCACTCAACATTCTCAGCCGCCTGAGCAACTTAAAGTTCAACCTTCCTGTTGACCTGGCTGTCCGGCAGCTGAAAAACATCAGAGATGCTTTTTGA
- the RUNDC1 gene encoding RUN domain-containing protein 1 isoform X2 produces MEAEGGALGPGERWAPVGAVAEADEAEAGEPGSGPGSPGGSPRSLPRLRAERRRLHGALLALVSHFAQVQFRLRQVARAGPAEQQRLLRDLEDFAFRGCPAALGDGLGEAPGERENQERIEARKEKQRELIMQLKTQLDDLETFAYQEGSYDSLPQSMVMERQRVIIEELIKKLDMNLNEDIASLSPEELRQQVDVAVAQIVNPARVKEQLVEQLKTQIRDLEMFINFIQDEVGSPGQVEDGHCECSGRKHGSGPYKPNARLPPGNNRVNPEDARKMRETGLHLMRRMLAVLQIFAVSQFGCATGQIPRTLWQKDQANKDYSPLIKKLELSVDQVRQLALKHQHQDHVLSYSGMQDVSLGARDELTLAVRKELTVAVRDLMAHGLYASSQGMSLVLAPIACLIPAFTSSPQTMHPWELFVKYYNTKNGRAFVESPARKLSQSFALPVTGGITVTPKQSLLTAIHTVLTEHDPFKRSADSELKALVCMALNEQRLVSWVNLICKSGALVQSHYQPWSYMANTGFESALNILSRLSNLKFNLPVDLAVRQLKNIRDAF; encoded by the exons ATGGAGGCGGAGGGCGGGGCGCTGGGCCCCGGGGAGCGCTGGGCCCCGGTGGGGGCGGTGGCGGAGGCGGACGAGGCGGaggccggggagccgggctcggggcCGGGCTCGCCGGGGGGCTCGCCCCGCTCGCTGCCGCGGCtccgcgccgagcgccgccgcCTGCACGGGGCCCTGCTGGCGCTGGTCTCGCACTTCGCCCAGGTGCAGTTCCGGCTCCGCCAGGTGGCGCGGGCCGGGCCCGCCGAGCAGCAGCGGCTCCTGCGCGACCTGGAGGACTTCGCCTTCCGCGGCTGCCCGGCCGCGCTGGGGGACGGGCTCGGGGAGGCCCCG GGTGAGCGGGAGAATCAGGAGCGAATCGAGGCCCGGAAGGAGAAGCAGCGAGAGCTAATCATGCAGCTCAAAACGCAGCTAGACGACTTGGAGACCTTCGCTTACCAAGAGGGCAGCTATgattccctgccccagtccatGGTCATGGAAAGACAGCGG GTGATTATAGAGGAGTTAAtaaagaagctggatatgaaccTGAATGAGGACATTGCATCGCTGTCCCCAGAGGAGCTGCGGCAGCAGGTGGATGTGGCTGTTGCCCAGATTGTCAATCCTGCAAGGGTGAAGGAGCAGCTGGTGGAACAGCTGAAGACACAAATACGGGACCTGGAGATGTTCATCAACTTCATTCAGG ATGAAGTTGGAAGTCCCGGCCAGGTGGAGGATGGACATTGTGAATGTTCAGGCAGAAAGCATGGAAgtggcccctacaaaccaaatGCCAGGCTGCCTCCTGGGAATAACAGAG TGAACCCAGAGGATGCCAGAAAGATGCGAGAAACAGGCCTGCACCTTATGCGCCGCATGCTTGCTGTGCTGCAGATATTCGCTGTCAGTCAGTTTGGCTGTGCTACTGGTCAGATCCCCCGCACCCTCTGGCAGAAGGACCAGGCCAATAAGGACTATTCTCCCTTAATTAAGAAACTGGAACTGTCTGTAGACCAAGTGAGGCAGCTGGCACTGAAGCACCAGCACCAGGATCACGTGCTCAGCTACTCCGGCATGCAGGATGTCTCCTTAGGAGCGAGAGATGAGCTGACTTTGGCGGTGCGGAAGGAGCTGACCGTTGCTGTACGAGACCTGATGGCTCATGGGCTCTATGCCTCGTCTCAAGGGATGAGCTTGGTGTTGGCACCCATTGCATGCCTGATTCCTGCATTTACCTCGTCGCCACAGACCATGCACCCCTGGGAACTCTTTGTGAAGTATTACAACACCAAGAACGGCCGTGCCTTCGTGGAGTCCCCAGCGCGCAAGCTCTCCCAGTCTTTTGCCCTTCCCGTGACGGGGGGCATCACTGTTACCCCCAAGCAGAGCCTGTTGACGGCTATTCACACTGTCCTCACAGAGCATGATCCATTCAAGCGCAGTGCAGACTCTGAACTGAAAGCCCTGGTGTGCATGGCATTAAATGAACAGCGTCTGGTCTCCTGGGTGAATCTGATCTGCAAATCTGGGGCTCTGGTACAGTCTCACTATCAGCCCTGGAGCTACATGGCCAACACAGGCTTTGAGAGTGCACTCAACATTCTCAGCCGCCTGAGCAACTTAAAGTTCAACCTTCCTGTTGACCTGGCTGTCCGGCAGCTGAAAAACATCAGAGATGCTTTTTGA
- the RUNDC1 gene encoding RUN domain-containing protein 1 isoform X3: MEAEGGALGPGERWAPVGAVAEADEAEAGEPGSGPGSPGGSPRSLPRLRAERRRLHGALLALVSHFAQVQFRLRQVARAGPAEQQRLLRDLEDFAFRGCPAALGDGLGEAPVSAAGRAQGLAAPWGDRPWLQVGCSISFPINSFQGERENQERIEARKEKQRELIMQLKTQLDDLETFAYQEGSYDSLPQSMVMERQRVIIEELIKKLDMNLNEDIASLSPEELRQQVDVAVAQIVNPARVKEQLVEQLKTQIRDLEMFINFIQDEVGSPGQVEDGHCECSGRKHGSGPYKPNARLPPGNNRVNPEDARKMRETGLHLMRRMLAVLQIFAVSQFGCATGQIPRTLWQKDQANKDYSPLIKKLELSVDQVRQLALKHQHQDHVLSYSGMQDVSLGARDELTLAVRKELTVAVRDLMAHGLYASSQGMSLVLAPIACLIPAFTSSPQTMHPWELFVKYYNTKNGRAFVESPARKLSQSFALPVTGGITVTPKQSLLTAIHTVLTEHDPFKRSADSELKALVCMALNEQRLVSWVNLICKSGALVQSHYQPWSYMANTGFESALNILSRLSNLKFNLPVDLAVRQLKNIRDAF, encoded by the exons ATGGAGGCGGAGGGCGGGGCGCTGGGCCCCGGGGAGCGCTGGGCCCCGGTGGGGGCGGTGGCGGAGGCGGACGAGGCGGaggccggggagccgggctcggggcCGGGCTCGCCGGGGGGCTCGCCCCGCTCGCTGCCGCGGCtccgcgccgagcgccgccgcCTGCACGGGGCCCTGCTGGCGCTGGTCTCGCACTTCGCCCAGGTGCAGTTCCGGCTCCGCCAGGTGGCGCGGGCCGGGCCCGCCGAGCAGCAGCGGCTCCTGCGCGACCTGGAGGACTTCGCCTTCCGCGGCTGCCCGGCCGCGCTGGGGGACGGGCTCGGGGAGGCCCCGGTGAGTGCGGCCGGGCGGGCCCAGGGGCTCGCTGCGCCCTGGGGTGACA GGCCTTGGCTACAAGTGGGGTGTTCAATTTCTTTTCCAATAAACTCATTTCAGGGTGAGCGGGAGAATCAGGAGCGAATCGAGGCCCGGAAGGAGAAGCAGCGAGAGCTAATCATGCAGCTCAAAACGCAGCTAGACGACTTGGAGACCTTCGCTTACCAAGAGGGCAGCTATgattccctgccccagtccatGGTCATGGAAAGACAGCGG GTGATTATAGAGGAGTTAAtaaagaagctggatatgaaccTGAATGAGGACATTGCATCGCTGTCCCCAGAGGAGCTGCGGCAGCAGGTGGATGTGGCTGTTGCCCAGATTGTCAATCCTGCAAGGGTGAAGGAGCAGCTGGTGGAACAGCTGAAGACACAAATACGGGACCTGGAGATGTTCATCAACTTCATTCAGG ATGAAGTTGGAAGTCCCGGCCAGGTGGAGGATGGACATTGTGAATGTTCAGGCAGAAAGCATGGAAgtggcccctacaaaccaaatGCCAGGCTGCCTCCTGGGAATAACAGAG TGAACCCAGAGGATGCCAGAAAGATGCGAGAAACAGGCCTGCACCTTATGCGCCGCATGCTTGCTGTGCTGCAGATATTCGCTGTCAGTCAGTTTGGCTGTGCTACTGGTCAGATCCCCCGCACCCTCTGGCAGAAGGACCAGGCCAATAAGGACTATTCTCCCTTAATTAAGAAACTGGAACTGTCTGTAGACCAAGTGAGGCAGCTGGCACTGAAGCACCAGCACCAGGATCACGTGCTCAGCTACTCCGGCATGCAGGATGTCTCCTTAGGAGCGAGAGATGAGCTGACTTTGGCGGTGCGGAAGGAGCTGACCGTTGCTGTACGAGACCTGATGGCTCATGGGCTCTATGCCTCGTCTCAAGGGATGAGCTTGGTGTTGGCACCCATTGCATGCCTGATTCCTGCATTTACCTCGTCGCCACAGACCATGCACCCCTGGGAACTCTTTGTGAAGTATTACAACACCAAGAACGGCCGTGCCTTCGTGGAGTCCCCAGCGCGCAAGCTCTCCCAGTCTTTTGCCCTTCCCGTGACGGGGGGCATCACTGTTACCCCCAAGCAGAGCCTGTTGACGGCTATTCACACTGTCCTCACAGAGCATGATCCATTCAAGCGCAGTGCAGACTCTGAACTGAAAGCCCTGGTGTGCATGGCATTAAATGAACAGCGTCTGGTCTCCTGGGTGAATCTGATCTGCAAATCTGGGGCTCTGGTACAGTCTCACTATCAGCCCTGGAGCTACATGGCCAACACAGGCTTTGAGAGTGCACTCAACATTCTCAGCCGCCTGAGCAACTTAAAGTTCAACCTTCCTGTTGACCTGGCTGTCCGGCAGCTGAAAAACATCAGAGATGCTTTTTGA